The Torulaspora delbrueckii CBS 1146 chromosome 1, complete genome DNA segment CTTTGGCCCGATTTTGgctttatcaaattttatcTAATGCTGCTAAGGTGGTCTTTCTTCACAAGTATTCAGAGGTATGCCGATGCAGGCTTTTCCATCAGAGAAAAGGTTATTAGTTTCATCCCGTTTTTGGCCAACAAAAAGATCGCTTTGGACTCCTTACCTACAGCTCCGCTCGCAGTCTCCATCACCGGAGAACACGACTAATTCATGGCCTTCATATTACGATTTCCTTTACAacctttttcttctctatTTTGGCCCGTTCCTTCTCCTTTGCATCGctgatctttctcaaatagCTATTATAAACAACCAATTCTGCAACTAGAATGAGAATTCCGAAAAACAAGCACAATATCACCCGATAATGTAGTGGCAGCCAAGTTGAACTGCCTGACCAGTACCACACGGCAAACACCACGGACACCACACTGACCAGCACGTTGAATACGGTGGTTATCTGTTCTCTTATCTCCTTGGCCATCTGTGATGGAGTGAGGGAGTCTGTATCGGCTCCATATGCACTACCATTTAAattgctcttcttgaccaattccTGGTACGAGCTTTCCTGCTGTCTCaaatccaatttctctaaTTCTCTTTTAAATTCAGGACTATAGCGAGATCCTGGAACATGCTTTGTCTTAAATTTAAACTGCAAGGGCGATAGCAAGTGTTTCAAGGATATCCTGGATTTCCAGTATTCGTCGTAGTATTCAATCATCGCATTGATCGAGATACAACCACTATCCAAGATACTCTCAATCTCAGAACATCTCTCCTTCCTGGACTCACTTTCTTTTGCACTTTTCAGGCTCGACTTGATTATGTCATTCAATTCTATCTCGAACATATTGATACTCTTTATACCAGTTGATGATCAGATTAGTCTAACCTTATGGATGTTTAAGCGTTCGGAAGTTCGCGCATTGTATATCAAAAAAGTAAAATCTAAAAACTCCTGACCTGAAAAACTTGTAAAGGGTATAAGCTACATAATGTATCGCTCATGCTAAGCTATCATTCCCAGTTTCATCTGTGAGCATCATTCCGTTTCTTTGCTCGATTGCCTCGTTGATTATACGCTGGGGTCTTCCGATGACGTTGGCTCCTTCTACGATACTCAACCTGTCAGTATTGTTAGCACTTTCTGTAGCTGCCGCCGTATTATTAGTGCCGACATTAAGATCCGTATCGGTAGTGGGGAGAGTTACCCCTAGACCGATTCCTGTCACTTCCTCCGTAGCGTTGGCATTTGTGTTGAAATTTACAGTAGTGCCATGGGCCTGGCCTGTAGGATGATGTGAGGAATAGGTAGCGCTTGGTGTGTTTGCGCCAGTGGTATTCGCAGTTGTGCTCATACTTGACCCTACTTCGTGACACCAATATCTGTGATACGTCCAGGCGTTCAATTGGCAATCCCTGGAGCAATACTTGGTACGCTTGCAACGTCGACATTTTGCAAACTGTCGTGGGTAGTCTTCCCATTTCCCGCATGAAAAATTAGCACACTGTCTAACCCCAGTTACTTCATTTTTCCGACACGAATTTCTCATGATAACAGAACTCCAATAGACCATATCATGAGGGTTTTCATGATTGACTGTGCATCGTTCGACCAGCGGGAATAGGTCTACGCGctctttggaattgatgAATGACCACGTCTCGTCGTCTAAATCGGTAGCTAATTCGCTATAATCCCATTTTTCCTTGAAATTCTCCACTAGTTGTCTCTCCTGGACAATTCTTGATTGTTTATGCTCTTGTGAAATGCTAAAATTAAAATGTCTATAATTCTGGATATGGCCCTCGTCCTCTGTTGGCAAGTCCGTCTGTTTGCAACTTTCGACCAAATTCTGTAACTCAACTAAGAATGCATCGCCTTTCGCTTTGGGTTCTTCAGGATAGGCATCCTCCATGGTCGTATCAGCTGTTGAGATGGTAGAGCACTCATTTGATGAATGATTGCTGCTGAATTCCGATTTGACCCTTTTTCTGACCCTACTGAGAATCGATCTGAATGATAAAGACTCAACTAATTCAACGTTTTGTAGTTGTTGTTTCATGTAGGTGTATTTGGAGATAAATGCTAGGAGTTGCAAAGACCATATGACATCGTCCTGCTTTGGAACGATTTTTCCGAGAAAGAATTCACGAGGAATTGATATGTTGAAGGTTTGGTCATCATCTGTGGCAAAACTGTCAACAATATGTTCTCTGTCCCCTACATCTTTTTCGTCTACCCGGGTCTCGAGATTGACCTCTTTCTCCACCTCTGTTGTGCTGGTGGACCATATGTCGGCAAAGTCTGAAGGTATAGTAGTGTTTGGCCGTAACATCTCTTCACTAACAAAATTCTCACCATGTGAAAGTGTTACTCCACTGAGATATGCGATGTATTGTTCATAAGtctcattttcatcctTTCGTAATAATAAGTAGCTCTCTTCACTCTCCAGGGGCTTTAGAGATACTTCAATGGCGGTTCCCCTTAGATGATCGTAATTCTTATGGTATATCAAATAGTTATCGAGCACTGTTGCCAATACAGGTATGACTCCCGACAACACTACTTTCT contains these protein-coding regions:
- the MUB1 gene encoding MYND-type zinc finger protein MUB1 (similar to Saccharomyces cerevisiae MUB1 (YMR100W); ancestral locus Anc_2.454), which codes for MRDSNHKSILTNRPVVTITSTVYDRRALDINSDIPLINSLNHLTYLTSNSGKVRETVAGDGALERLVAILHDCYIPLFVLVGFDLKHVSKHKRAQNIWKQKNRAMCAWKWTLAFQCLVLTGTRGTEQIRKKVVLSGVIPVLATVLDNYLIYHKNYDHLRGTAIEVSLKPLESEESYLLLRKDENETYEQYIAYLSGVTLSHGENFVSEEMLRPNTTIPSDFADIWSTSTTEVEKEVNLETRVDEKDVGDREHIVDSFATDDDQTFNISIPREFFLGKIVPKQDDVIWSLQLLAFISKYTYMKQQLQNVELVESLSFRSILSRVRKRVKSEFSSNHSSNECSTISTADTTMEDAYPEEPKAKGDAFLVELQNLVESCKQTDLPTEDEGHIQNYRHFNFSISQEHKQSRIVQERQLVENFKEKWDYSELATDLDDETWSFINSKERVDLFPLVERCTVNHENPHDMVYWSSVIMRNSCRKNEVTGVRQCANFSCGKWEDYPRQFAKCRRCKRTKYCSRDCQLNAWTYHRYWCHEVGSSMSTTANTTGANTPSATYSSHHPTGQAHGTTVNFNTNANATEEVTGIGLGVTLPTTDTDLNVGTNNTAAATESANNTDRLSIVEGANVIGRPQRIINEAIEQRNGMMLTDETGNDSLA
- the VPH2 gene encoding Vph2p (similar to Saccharomyces cerevisiae VPH2 (YKL119C); ancestral locus Anc_2.453); amino-acid sequence: MFEIELNDIIKSSLKSAKESESRKERCSEIESILDSGCISINAMIEYYDEYWKSRISLKHLLSPLQFKFKTKHVPGSRYSPEFKRELEKLDLRQQESSYQELVKKSNLNGSAYGADTDSLTPSQMAKEIREQITTVFNVLVSVVSVVFAVWYWSGSSTWLPLHYRVILCLFFGILILVAELVVYNSYLRKISDAKEKERAKIEKKKVVKEIVI